In Toxoplasma gondii ME49 chromosome VIII, whole genome shotgun sequence, a single genomic region encodes these proteins:
- the ST2 gene encoding sugar transporter ST2 (encoded by transcript TGME49_272500~Product name based on PMID:19617561.~Predicted trans-membrane domain (TMHMM2.0):182-205:219-242:254-277:280-300:312-335:339-362:446-469:481-504:510-533:562-585:596-616:625-648) gives MTQRERSRDAAKIAMVNPFVVADGGAESGPSISMHPDEGNSPPERMVQTAPSGVSPAPVTDSETDDDASRRSVRRSTRDDTEADIWPDGSLPTSDARGRKRRDWFSGLWHSYASAKLDAPAMPDSGLVLEISSSVDPPLSSRPVETGMGSKRIRKWNLSASRKSKTNGEDVTTKTAFTPMIYLVVSFTSLTGLLMGYDLCVVAVVLSEIQRHFNLCGGAFSCMAKSMFVSVLAPGAAVGSVLGGWMSDRVGRKPGLALSDICLLLGSVAMGTGEAFWVMLLGRFLIGMGVGLGFVVYATYTSEVSPPDRRGQIVAFQEVAQCFGCLVAYATAACFGEDTWRYLLGMGGIVAGVQVLGEIFILPETPRFFIQKGHDGRAAASLRKLGITDEAEVARIIEELKADRDSLQDEIGASNAASANTRWRSCLQKFQGKCKNAVNRFRRHHKSLFIAVGCAVAQNMTAANSVIYFTVDIFRLAGVCNPLIPGVGVGVVKFVGVVVCILFVDRWGRRSLLLTGTAGTLICLILMATGFALQGEGTAEAAQAACAAADGTNAGISASAKLLISTLLFYIYFWNMSWAALMFVVASEVLPTRIRGFGMGLTITTFWLLSFVVQSSLEPLFSAVTIPGTFGLFAFLNFLALLFVIFVVPEGKGRSLEDVQRNQVSLKSLSRGPGCPQVGAPQKAKDTEE, from the exons ATGACTCAGAGGGAGAGATCGAGAGATGCCGCCAAGATAGCCATGGTGAACCCATTCGTAGTCGCAGATGGTGGGGCGGAGTCGGGCCCCTCGATATCGATGCATCCCGACGAGGGAAACTCGCCCCCTGAGAGGATGGTACAGACAGCGCCCTCTGGCGTTTCACCCGCACCGGTGACTGATTCTGAGACAGACGATGATGCCTCACGTCGCTCCGTCAGGCGAAGCACGCGGGATGACACCGAGGCAGATATTTGGCCAGATGGTAGCCTCCCTACTTCTGatgcgagagggagaaaacgacgtgACTGGTTTTCGGGGTTGTGGCACAGCTACGCCAGCGCTAAATTAGATGCACCTGCGATGCCCGACTCCGGACTTGTCTTGGAGATCAGTTCAAGTGTAGATCCACCACTGTCGTCCAGGCCTGTTGAGACAGGCATGGGCAGCAAACGAATCCGAAAGTGGAACTTGTCTGCatcgagaaaaagcaaaacaaACGGCGAAGACGTCACTACTAAAACTGCTTTTACCCCAATGATCTACCTCGTCGTCAGCTTCACTTCTCTAACCGGCCTCCTTATGGGCTACGACCTTTGTGTCGTGGCGGTCGTCCTCAGCGAGATCCAGAGACACTTTAACCTCTGCGGGGGCGCCTTTTCTTGCATGGCGAAGTCCATGTTCGTGTCTGTCCTCGCCCCTGGAGCTGCAGTAG GGAGCGTTTTGGGTGGATGGATGTCTGACCGAGTTGGCCGCAAACCTGGCTTGGCGCTCAGCGACATTTGCCTCCTTTTAGGCAGTGTTGCCATGGGCACAGGCGAGGCGTTCTGG GTCATGCTTCTTGGGCGCTTTCTCATCGGCATGGGCGTAGGCCTCGGCTTCGTCGTCTACGCCACGTACACCAGCGAAGTGTCGCCGCCGGATCGCCGTGGGCAGATTGTTGCATTTCAGGAAGTCGCTCAGTGCTTTG GCTGTCTCGTCGCGTACGCCACAGCGGCGTGCTTCGGCGAAGATACATGGCGCTATCTTCTTGGAATGGGCGGTATTGTCGCGGGTGTTCAG GTTTTAGGTGAAATTTTCATCTTGCCAGAGACGCCACGTTTCTTCATTCAGAAAGGACACGATGGCCGGGCCGCAGCGTCGCTGCGGAAACTGGGGATAACAGACGAGGCCGAAGTTGCGCGCATCATTGAAGAGCTGAAGGCGGACCGCGACAGCTTACAGGACGAGATTGGTGCCTCGAACGCTGCCTCGGCAAACACTCGCTGGAGGTCGTGTCTCCAGAAATTCCAAGGAAAATGCAAGAAC GCTGTGAATCGATTTCGCCGGCACCACAAGAGCCTATTTATCGCTGTCGGTTGCGCCGTTGCCCAAAACATGACTGCCGCCAATAGCGTGATTTATTTCACAGTCGACATATTCCGGCTTGCTGGCGTTTGTAATCCCCTGATTCCGGGCGTGGGGGTCGGCGTTGTCAAG TTTGTTGGCGTCGTGGTCTGCATTCTTTTCGTCGATCGTTGGGGTCGACGATCGCTGCTCCTCACTGGGACTGCGGGCACTCTGATTTGCCTCATTCTCATGGCT ACTGGATTTGCGCTACAAGGCGAAGGAACCGCTGAAGCTGCTCAAGCAGCGTGTGCGGCTGCGGATGGAACGAATGCCGGAATCTCAGCTTCAGCGAAACTCCTCATTTCTACGCTTCTCTTCTACATCTATTTTTGGAACATGAGCTGGGCTGCACTGATGTTTGTTGTCGCCAGCGAG GTCTTGCCGACGCGCATACGAGGCTTTGGAATGGGATTGACCATCACCACGTTctggcttctctcctttgttgTCCAGTCTTCGCTCgagcctctcttctcggccgTTACAATTCCAG GCACGTTTGGACTGTTTGCGTTTTTGAattttctcgcgcttctgttCGTCATCTTCGTGGTCCCCGAGGGCAAGGGCCGATCGCTCGAAGATGTGCAGAGAAACCAGGTGTCTTTGAAGTCGCTGTCTCGGGGTCCTGGTTGCCCGCAGGTCGGGGCTCCACAAAAAGCGAAAGACACTGAAGAGTAG
- a CDS encoding protoporphyrinogen oxidase (encoded by transcript TGME49_272490) yields the protein MSWMSTRPFSLPRGGNRAARLLHSNTRLSLHSPPPASPSFSRLCSFSSPFSTSLRLARPSSGSASPASLNAHVSSSSTYASSSSRCLTSSSHCVSSVSPSPSSDRTVPVCQAEVLVVGAGLTGLTAAHTFFSRLPPSARKALQQRLLARGKELRNRDLSSPTHSPVPHVCSSPSFPSSSLSSSSSHRSSSPSSPSPASPSAASLTSSSSLMIVTDASGRAGGCLYTRKSPCGRFLFDVGANSFRLTRGTLKLVNDLGLLSQLQRADSRFERFVGFDGRLHSLPFSSLLALFSSSLLSRSGKLRLLAGLLGIFPPKFLWNLMNSSSSQKAALSSPPPSARCSSRSSPVFSSSSPSPPDPRNEEAASPTSVFSRSACSEREEETVEAFIARRLGPEVHRRILDALVTGICAGDASQLSMKATLPAAYAALDRGLVVYALESLAAKVASLWRRDMEENSKNGDTSRQACSRLNESETERETGRDGATGAGEKTSGDESEKKAQSMRADPQIAGGDMQGIANFDDGMEALINALVAKLPVSTPQDEDGVVDCSLRLQWRLRSLTCFRPDAGGTSTALDSSCDAAASSSSAASLASSGAHSPPSSLWFDALFETPEGLRRVQTPHVLLTIPPAAVASALSSCFSSSLLERLAALPHASMALVTIAYSKARLRHILWEAAKRESLLRTSDSGEENYVFLDEGDSPRTMERRVRDTRVTRQRDACPGISSFGCETQDPNPSVPKAACASRMPSSSSSPISTAFTGETQTAESSKRPGRVAGGGLQERQNAPSSSRVSQPLGSLEGGGRSCLGFGFLLSNEERIRHRWKTLGGIFVSDVFHGRVPESSDSIFRGAKDAETAAGHEEEENEAEGDVSLVTMFVGGIREGDAVIKEADEALGEAALEDFFRAFASLSRDGEAPRSLSTETKEKLRQCGTVLHVQRWVDTIPQYVTSHDRLKSDLKAEIAELFRARESEALDTQTDTTIEGKQHGAGQERLIVEGNWISGAAVGDRIDAGEKAGLRLTASAIRRGEFEP from the coding sequence ATGAGCTGGATGTCCACCAGACCTTTCTCCCTCCCCCGGGGAGGAAACAGGGCGGCGCGCCTCCTCCACTCCAAcactcgcctttctcttcattCCCCTCCCCccgcgtctccctccttctctcgcctctgttcgttttcttctccattctCGACTTCGTTGCGACTTGCTCGTCCATCTTCTGGCTCCGCCTCTCCCGCATCTTTGAATGCgcatgtctcttcttcgtcgacttatgcctcttcttcgtcgcgctGTCTCACGTCCTCATCTCATTGCGTctcctcggtgtctccttcaccCTCGTCAGATCGGACTGTCCCCGTCTGTCAGGCCGAGGTGCTTGTTGTGGGCGCCGGTCTGACGGGCCTCACGGCGGCGCAcaccttcttttctcgtctgcctcccTCTGCAAGGAAAGCGCTTCAACAGAGGCTTCTTGCcagaggaaaggaactgCGGAATAGAGACTTATCATCTCCTACACACAGCCCTGTTCCACATGTttgttcctctccttcctttccttcttcctccctttcctcttcttcctctcatcgttcctcttcgccttcgtctccgtctcctgcttctccctccgctgcttctctgacTTCTTCGTCATCCCTGATGATCGTCACAGATGCTTCGGGGCGCGCGGGaggctgtctgtacaccagGAAGAGTCCGTGTGGGCGTTTCCTGTTTGACGTCGGCGCGAATAGTTTTCGTCTGACGCGTGGAACGCTGAAACTTGTGAATGACCTGGGACTTCTCTCTCAACTCCAGAGGGCGGACTCGCGATTTGAGCGATTTGTCGGCTTCGACGGCCGGCTGcactctctccctttttcgtctttgctGGCGCTGTTCTCCTCCAgcctcctctcgcgctctgGCAAACTCCGGCTTCTTGCAGGTCTCCTGGGGATCTTTCCTCCCAAGTTCCTCTGGAACCTGATGaactcctcttcttcacagaaGGCGGCTCTCTCGAGTCCGCCGCCTTCTGCCAGGTGCTCGTCGCGTtcgtctcccgtcttctcgtcctcctctccgtcccCGCCTGACCCcaggaacgaagaagcggcgtCTCCCACCAGCGTGTTCTCGCGATCTGCCTGCtcggaaagagaggaagagaccgTTGAAGCGTTCATCGCTCGGCGTCTCGGCCCGGAGGTGCACCGGCGGATCCTGGATGCTCTGGTCACCGGAATCTGCGCAGGCGACGCCTCTCAGCTGTCGATGAAGGCGACCCTTCCTGCGGCCTACGCCGCTCTTGACCGCGGCTTGGTCGTCTATGCTCTGGAGTCTTTGGCTGCAAAGGTCGCGTCACTTTGGAGACGCGACATGGAAGAAAACTCGAAAAATGGAGACACTTCTCGGCAAGCGTGTAGCCGTCTTAACGAGAGTGAGACGGAGCGCGAGACCGGGCGCGACGGGGCCACAGGAGCAGGGGAGAAAACcagcggagacgagagcgagaaaaaggcgcaGAGCATGCGAGCAGACCCCCAGATCGCTGGTGGCGACATGCAAGGAATCGCCAATTTCGATGATGGAATGGAGGCGCTCATCAACGCCCTCGTTGCGAAGCTCCCTGTATCGACACCTCAGGACGAGGATGGCGTCGTGGATTGCTCCCTCCGGCTTCAGTGGAGGCTGAGGTCGCTGACCTGTTTCCGTCCAGATGCCGGCGGGACGTCGACGGCTTTAGACTCTTCATGTGACgcagctgcttcctcttcgagtgctgcgtctctcgcgtcgtCCGGTGCACActctccgccttcctcgctttgGTTCGACGCCCTGTTTGAGACTCCAGAGGGCCTGCGccgtgtacagacaccccatGTCCTGTTGACGATTCCACCAGCGGCGGTCGCGAGTGCGCTCAGCTCctgcttttcctcgtctcttctggaGCGCCTCGCTGCGCTGCCGCATGCGTCGATGGCTCTCGTCACGATCGCGTACTCAAAAGCGCGCCTCAGGCACATCCTCTGGGAAGCCGCGAAGCGGGAGAGCCTTCTCAGAACCTCGGATTCAGGAGAAGAGAATTATGTCTTTCTGGATGAAGGCGACTCGCCGCGTACGATGGAAAGACGCGTTAGAGATACACGGGTGACGAGGCAAAGAGACGCATGCCCAGGCATCTCTTCTTTTGGTTGTGAAACTCAGGATCCCAATCCTTCAGTTCCCAAGGCGGCATGTGCATCGCGGatgccttcctcgtcttcttctcccatATCAACGGCTTTCACTGGTGAGACACAAACAGCGGAGTCTTCGAAGCGACCTGGCCGGGTGGCGGGTGGTGGGctgcaggagagacaaaacgcgccgtcgtcctctcgcgtttcgcaGCCTCTTGGGTCACTCGAGGGCGGCGGACGGAGCTGCCTCGGCTtcggctttcttctgtccaaCGAGGAGCGGATCCGCCACAGATGGAAAACTTTGGGAGGGATCTTCGTCTCGGATGTCTTCCACGGAAGAGTCCCGGAGTCGAGCGATTCTATCTTCCGTGGCGCGAAGGATGCAGAAACGGCAGCGGgtcacgaagaagaagaaaacgaagcggAAGGAGATGTGAGCTTGGTGACGATGTTTGTCGGGGGAATTCGGGAGGGCGATGCCGTTATAAAGGAGGCCGACGAGGCCTTGGGTGAGGCAGCTCTTGAGGACTTCTTTCGGGCGTTCGCGAGTCTGtcacgagacggagaggcgccGAGGAGTCTGTCGACAGAGACCAAGGAAAAACTCAGACAGTGCGGAACTGTGCTACATGTACAGCGCTGGGTTGACACCATTCCCCAGTACGTGACGAGTCACGACAGACTGAAGAGCGACCTCAAGGCCGAAATCGCTGAGCTATTTCGGGCGCGTGAAAGCGAGGCCTTGGACACCCAAACAGACACGACGATAGAAGGGAAACAGCACGGTGCGGGTCAGGAGAGACTCATTGTGGAAGGAAACTGGATCAGTGGAGCAGCTGTTGGAGACCGGATCGACGCTGGTGAGAAGGCCGGCCTTCGTTTGACCGCCAGTGCGATCCGACGAGGCGAGTTCGAACCGTGA